In Syntrophorhabdales bacterium, the following proteins share a genomic window:
- a CDS encoding tripartite tricarboxylate transporter TctB family protein has product MLRILEGPIWLLIGVTVSVWSYRTGLGTFKEPGVGFVAFAAGLFVMAIGALVTVFKRPASEKTGAGSERVRPRFLESAPFKLSYTLALLVFYALFLDLLGYILTTFVVLFGLFFNPNNKRLTGALLASFLSVAVTYLVFEVWLKSQLPRGIFPWW; this is encoded by the coding sequence GTGTTACGAATACTTGAGGGGCCGATATGGCTCTTGATTGGAGTGACCGTCAGCGTCTGGTCCTATCGAACCGGCCTCGGTACGTTTAAGGAACCGGGAGTCGGATTCGTGGCCTTTGCGGCCGGGCTTTTCGTCATGGCGATCGGCGCACTGGTAACCGTATTCAAAAGGCCTGCGTCAGAGAAGACCGGGGCAGGATCAGAAAGAGTTCGTCCGCGATTTCTGGAGAGCGCGCCATTCAAACTTTCCTACACTCTGGCTCTTCTCGTCTTCTATGCTCTTTTTCTGGATCTTCTCGGATATATCCTCACAACGTTTGTCGTGCTCTTCGGCCTCTTTTTCAATCCGAATAACAAGCGCCTTACAGGTGCGCTATTAGCTTCTTTTCTCAGTGTTGCCGTCACCTATCTCGTTTTCGAGGTGTGGCTTAAGAGCCAGTTGCCGAGAGGGATTTTCCCGTGGTGGTAA
- a CDS encoding tripartite tricarboxylate transporter substrate binding protein, with translation MRKRQSIHISGVVLLVATLMLMQATGVQTAAAEYPDRAINMVIPYPPGGVTDLGARALAEAMEKQLKKPVVAVNKPGGSTTMGGNAVAAAKPDGYTIGFFPSSASIPEVYTYFYEAPYSSKDLKPVSKVGIPVLTISVKGDSPINSVKDLVEYARKNPGAKIGIHGKSTQGYLAMKSIAKAENINLIDVPFDGDTKIVPAILGGHVPAGTPAYPAVISLIDAKQIKVLTLLLEKRADFAPNIPTIVELGYKFALGSYLGVFAPKGTPDAVIQKLNDAIRKIAQDPQFRAKINGMGTQVSFEETKAFEKSINQYKDALQVFFKEEGLVK, from the coding sequence ATGAGAAAGCGTCAGTCGATACACATTTCGGGGGTCGTCCTTCTGGTCGCGACACTCATGCTGATGCAGGCTACAGGGGTTCAGACTGCGGCTGCAGAATATCCTGACCGAGCCATAAACATGGTCATCCCCTATCCGCCCGGCGGTGTGACCGATCTCGGCGCCCGCGCACTGGCAGAGGCCATGGAAAAGCAATTGAAGAAACCTGTCGTAGCCGTCAACAAGCCCGGCGGATCAACAACCATGGGCGGCAACGCAGTAGCCGCGGCAAAGCCGGACGGGTACACGATCGGCTTTTTCCCCTCCTCTGCGAGCATTCCAGAAGTCTACACCTATTTCTACGAGGCACCATATTCGAGCAAAGACCTGAAGCCCGTTTCCAAGGTGGGTATACCAGTGCTTACCATCTCGGTAAAGGGAGACTCACCCATTAACAGCGTGAAGGATCTTGTCGAGTATGCGCGAAAAAACCCGGGCGCCAAGATCGGCATTCACGGCAAAAGCACACAGGGATACCTCGCAATGAAAAGCATCGCAAAGGCAGAAAACATAAACCTGATCGATGTGCCCTTCGACGGCGACACGAAGATCGTACCCGCCATTCTTGGAGGTCACGTGCCAGCCGGCACGCCTGCCTACCCTGCTGTGATATCCCTGATCGATGCAAAGCAGATAAAGGTGCTTACCCTTCTCCTCGAGAAAAGGGCTGATTTTGCGCCGAATATACCAACTATAGTTGAGTTGGGCTACAAATTTGCGCTCGGCTCCTATTTGGGGGTCTTCGCCCCAAAAGGCACGCCGGATGCTGTTATCCAGAAGCTGAATGATGCGATCCGCAAGATAGCCCAGGACCCGCAATTCCGTGCAAAGATCAACGGCATGGGTACCCAGGTAAGTTTTGAAGAAACGAAAGCTTTCGAAAAATCGATCAACCAGTACAAAGATGCCCTGCAGGTCTTTTTTAAAGAAGAAGGGTTAGTGAAATAA
- a CDS encoding tripartite tricarboxylate transporter substrate binding protein — MMVYTSVRRIGVIVLFLFFLTSPVAGITAWAAEYPDRAITLIAPYAPGGVTDLGARALAEAMEKYLKKSVLVVNRPGGSTTIGGNVVATAKPDGYTLGAFASSAAFPEIYTYFYEAPYSSKDLRPVARIGAPVLTITVKGDSPINSIKDLVEYARKNPGAKMAIHGKSTTGYLAMKTIAKQDNVTFVDVPFDGDTKIVPAILGGHVPAGTPAYPGIAALLEAKQVKVLTLLIEKRAEFAPNIPTLVELGYKLPSGSFFGIFAPKGTPDAAVNKISDAMAKVSQEKDYRDKMNKMGTQVLFEDTKAFERTVNLYKENLQAFFKEEGLVK, encoded by the coding sequence ATGATGGTATATACGTCCGTGCGTAGAATTGGCGTGATCGTCTTATTCCTGTTTTTCCTCACGAGCCCGGTCGCCGGGATCACGGCTTGGGCCGCGGAGTATCCCGATCGGGCGATTACGCTCATAGCACCATACGCTCCTGGCGGCGTGACAGACCTTGGCGCCCGCGCACTGGCAGAAGCCATGGAAAAATATCTTAAAAAATCAGTCCTTGTCGTCAACAGGCCTGGCGGGTCGACAACCATAGGCGGCAATGTTGTAGCCACCGCAAAACCGGACGGCTATACGCTGGGCGCTTTTGCCAGTTCGGCAGCCTTCCCGGAAATCTACACATACTTCTATGAAGCTCCCTACTCAAGCAAAGACCTTAGGCCTGTAGCCAGAATTGGTGCGCCGGTTCTTACAATCACCGTCAAGGGCGATTCTCCGATAAACAGTATCAAGGACCTTGTCGAGTATGCACGCAAGAATCCCGGGGCCAAGATGGCTATTCATGGCAAGAGCACAACCGGATACCTGGCCATGAAAACCATCGCGAAGCAGGACAACGTGACCTTTGTGGACGTTCCGTTTGACGGCGACACGAAGATCGTACCAGCCATTCTCGGAGGTCATGTACCGGCGGGCACGCCTGCGTATCCGGGCATCGCAGCACTCCTGGAGGCAAAGCAGGTAAAAGTCCTTACGCTGCTGATCGAAAAGAGGGCTGAATTTGCTCCGAACATTCCGACTCTGGTTGAGCTGGGCTACAAGCTGCCGTCCGGCTCTTTTTTCGGCATCTTTGCTCCAAAGGGTACACCGGATGCTGCGGTCAACAAGATAAGCGATGCGATGGCAAAGGTATCCCAGGAAAAGGATTACCGTGACAAGATGAACAAAATGGGCACACAGGTGTTGTTCGAGGACACCAAGGCTTTCGAGAGGACAGTCAATCTCTACAAGGAGAACCTGCAGGCCTTCTTTAAGGAGGAGGGTCTGGTTAAGTGA
- the grdA gene encoding glycine/sarcosine/betaine reductase complex selenoprotein A — MLRGKRVIIVGERDGVPGPAIAKCVEAAGGTIAFMTTECFVUTAAGTLDLESQAQIKKIVEQQGKDDVVVLLGASDIEGAEIAAETLTVGDPSYAGPLAGVSLGLPIYHILEPEVKAVIPEDVYEESAGIVSMIVDTDEVARKFKAIRENTQPA; from the coding sequence ATGCTTAGAGGTAAGCGAGTTATCATCGTCGGCGAGCGGGACGGCGTACCCGGTCCTGCGATTGCAAAATGTGTGGAGGCCGCAGGCGGCACAATCGCCTTCATGACAACGGAATGCTTTGTCTGAACCGCCGCAGGCACGCTTGACTTGGAAAGTCAGGCTCAGATCAAGAAGATCGTCGAACAGCAGGGCAAAGACGATGTGGTCGTGCTTCTCGGCGCGAGTGACATCGAGGGTGCAGAAATCGCAGCCGAAACCCTCACCGTGGGAGATCCCAGCTATGCGGGGCCCCTGGCCGGAGTCTCCCTGGGGTTGCCGATTTACCATATCTTGGAACCTGAAGTAAAAGCGGTAATTCCTGAGGATGTGTACGAGGAGTCGGCCGGGATTGTGAGTATGATCGTCGATACTGACGAAGTTGCACGAAAATTCAAGGCTATACGCGAGAACACCCAGCCCGCGTAG
- the grdC gene encoding glycine/sarcosine/betaine reductase complex component C subunit beta, translated as MAVVVKECSYILVHVPSFVRYGSKPIRDIALNGGTGGALEKDIYAHVRSFEEAIAYPPNQVYIGNLHPDRLNDIPQPWYQHPVKDARRIGPFGEIQPEEEFYGWLKCADDFDLVWFTPEFAEKTKQVMSRQSFLTENTAKKIGDGVPYEKIIERIEKDEALPLYSGGAIVGLVRRDHDADDTLKAHVLMENLLGKASGALAMFHLFKRAGIEPSQVDFILSCSEDAVGDRYNRGGGSLSKAIGEMCRCVNASGHDVKAFCAAPIHALVDAASQVEAGVFDRVVVIGGGCLAKIGMKYHGHLKHNMPVLEDVLGGLAILITKDDGVNPVIRLDAVGKHNIGAASSQQDIMTSLIVKPLEKVGMKMMEIDRYATEMHNPEVTLPAGSGNTPLTNYKIMGALAAIRKEIDKSGIDAFVKERGMPGFSPTQGHIPAAVPFLGHALEEMRQGRMKHAMFVAKGSLFLGRMSQLSDGLSFLLQANPARR; from the coding sequence ATGGCTGTTGTTGTCAAAGAGTGTTCTTATATTCTTGTCCACGTTCCCAGTTTCGTTCGATACGGCTCAAAGCCGATCCGCGACATAGCATTAAACGGCGGCACGGGAGGTGCGCTGGAAAAGGATATCTACGCCCATGTGCGAAGCTTCGAGGAGGCTATTGCCTATCCTCCGAATCAGGTGTATATCGGTAACCTGCACCCGGACCGGCTTAACGACATTCCTCAGCCCTGGTACCAACATCCGGTCAAAGATGCCCGCAGGATAGGTCCGTTCGGCGAGATACAGCCCGAAGAAGAGTTCTACGGCTGGCTCAAGTGCGCCGACGATTTTGATCTGGTCTGGTTTACACCGGAGTTTGCGGAAAAAACCAAACAGGTGATGTCCCGCCAGTCCTTCCTCACGGAGAACACCGCGAAGAAAATCGGTGACGGCGTGCCGTATGAGAAGATCATAGAGCGTATCGAGAAGGATGAGGCCCTGCCTCTTTACTCCGGCGGAGCCATTGTTGGTCTCGTCAGGCGGGACCATGACGCCGACGATACCCTCAAGGCCCATGTGCTCATGGAAAACCTGCTCGGCAAAGCTTCGGGAGCGCTTGCCATGTTCCATCTCTTCAAGCGGGCCGGCATCGAGCCTTCGCAGGTGGACTTTATCCTGAGTTGTTCGGAGGACGCGGTCGGGGATCGGTACAACCGGGGCGGCGGGAGCCTCTCGAAAGCCATCGGCGAGATGTGCCGCTGCGTTAATGCGAGCGGGCACGACGTGAAGGCGTTCTGCGCTGCACCGATCCACGCCCTTGTGGACGCGGCAAGCCAGGTCGAGGCAGGGGTATTTGACCGGGTTGTTGTCATCGGCGGCGGCTGCCTGGCGAAGATCGGCATGAAGTACCACGGTCACCTCAAGCATAACATGCCCGTACTGGAAGACGTGCTCGGCGGTCTTGCCATACTCATCACAAAGGATGACGGCGTGAATCCCGTCATTCGGCTGGATGCTGTGGGCAAGCACAACATAGGCGCTGCATCGAGCCAGCAGGACATCATGACCTCCCTCATTGTAAAGCCTCTCGAGAAAGTAGGCATGAAGATGATGGAGATCGACCGGTATGCCACCGAGATGCATAACCCGGAGGTCACCCTGCCCGCGGGCAGCGGCAACACGCCTCTCACCAACTACAAGATCATGGGCGCGCTTGCCGCGATCCGAAAGGAGATCGACAAGTCGGGGATCGATGCCTTTGTCAAAGAACGGGGTATGCCCGGCTTCTCCCCCACACAGGGGCATATCCCTGCAGCAGTGCCGTTCTTGGGACATGCCCTCGAGGAAATGCGGCAGGGACGTATGAAACACGCCATGTTCGTGGCAAAGGGAAGTCTCTTTCTAGGCAGGATGTCACAGCTTTCGGACGGGCTCTCGTTCCTTCTGCAGGCAAACCCGGCGCGACGCTAG
- a CDS encoding thioredoxin family protein, with protein sequence MPQVEALGTTYTGKVKMTKVEAPKNRRLCLQLKVMSLPTYLLFKDGKEVERLSGNVSVESIEESIKKLL encoded by the coding sequence ATGCCTCAGGTGGAGGCACTCGGCACCACGTATACGGGCAAGGTTAAGATGACGAAGGTGGAAGCTCCGAAAAACAGGCGCCTCTGCCTCCAACTGAAGGTGATGTCCCTGCCGACCTATCTCTTGTTCAAAGACGGCAAGGAGGTGGAACGGCTCTCAGGCAATGTGTCCGTGGAATCCATTGAGGAGTCAATCAAGAAACTGCTATAG